In Lolium perenne isolate Kyuss_39 chromosome 5, Kyuss_2.0, whole genome shotgun sequence, the sequence ATCAATAACATTGGTTCACATGTACTGGTACAAATAGAAATTCAAATGACATAGGTTGACATGTACTGGTACAAATAGAAATTCAAATGACATAGGTTGACATGTACTGGTACAAATAGAATTTCAAATGACATAGTCACAACAACACAAATTCAAATGACTACGCCTTGTTCTTTTGTGCCCAGGTCCTCCTGATCCAATCAAGCCTAACAGTAGGCTCCACCTCCTCTTCTAAACAAGTGAATACATCACGGTATTCCTTTGTGAGGAAATTTGTGTGGCATAGAAGTAGTCATCACTCCCAGGTTTTGCTCCATCTTGAACTATTAATGCTAGCATTCTCCTAATCTCCTCCCTCACAGGATCAATACCAGGACCCGGAGACGTCATAGAATTCCTACTTTTCTCCTCCTCCTTCGCCTTCGCTTTCTTTTCTATTAAATCAATGACACGGTCCAACCTCGAAACACTGCCACTGCCAGTTCTCAATCTTGGTGTTGCTGCGGGGCTAGGTGAGTAAGGGCATCTCTTATTCTTTGTACCACGTGCACGCGAAGGTGTAACAAGAGTCTCATCTTCACCTTCACACCCCGAGCCTTCAACTTCATCAATGTTGATCCTCGACTGAGAAGCTCGATCTTCAGATGATGGAGGCACTCTAGCTGTCACATTGGTCACAACATTTTTGTCAAAAATTATCCTCATGTCCTCCTCGTCTTGCAGTGGGGCTATCCGAAACTTGGCTGCCTCCGGACACATCTGCACATATAGAAGCATACAAAAACATCAGTACATCATAGCAAGATAACAACCGTATAGAAGCATATAAAAACATCAGTACCTGTATCTCATGTGTCCACCAATCATCACTAGCATCAATGGTGTGAGTGATTGGATCTCTTCCTAGACCGGACGCATGTTGGATCAATCCCTTCCAAACCGTGTAATCTTTTTTGAGAGTTTCCCATCTATTTTTCATTTGCTTCCGATCATAGTTCCTCTTTGTGCGCTTGTTAAAATTTTCAACCAAATTTTTGTAACCAATTGCATTCAAAACTTGCACAGGGCGATTATTTGCATTCACTTCCTCGATGCACACATCAAGAAAAACACGGTGAGCAACATCATCCCAAGTTGCTTTCACATGTTTTGGCTTGTCCATCTAGATGAATGACAACATTAATTTGGCAAATGAATTCGTATAGGATTATGAATCGGTTATTGCTGATGTAAAAAATGTGTCATTTTTGCCATGCTAAATCATACCCTGGCACATATTTGGCAATAGATAGAGACACACAAGTATAGCAATACGATGCACAAGTTATATTTCTGTTTGGAAGCATGATATTCGGCAAATATATCCTCTGGTTCCATACTTAAAATAAGATTCTGACCATCTATTTGAGTTATAAATGTGCATGTTAAAATAAGCTTCTGACCATCTAATCTGCCAATGTTTTCTCCTTATTGGTACACATATAGGAAAGGGGAAATCGGGTGACATAACAGAATCATACAAGGAATAAATGACTAGCACAGCGGGCATTACTAGTAGAATCATACTAGCAGAAGATCAATGACTAGCACAATGTCAAATTAACAAGAACAAACGTTGGAAGGAGCTAGTACCGGTGGCTGTGAGGACGACATCGATGGAGCGGAGCAGAGAGATCGAGGTCGTTGGGGCGAGCTCGAGCTGGACGAGCTGGAGGTCAGCGTCGGTGGGGAAGATCACCGTTGGAGGAGGAACGCGTCGACGGTCGGCCGGCGGGAGCAGAGCAAAGAGATCGTCGGCGTGGATGCGGCGGGGGGCGGCGGCGCTGCAGATGGAGAAGCGGTCGCTGCGGGGCGAGAAAAGGAGGGACGCGGCGGGGGGCGGCGGCGCTGCTGCCCTGCCGGGGCTGCGGTGACGACGGCGGGGTGAGCGGCCGGGGAgcggcggcgggggcggaacCCTAGGTCGGGGAGGTCGGGGCTGGAGCGATGCGGGAGGTCGGGGATGGAGCGATGCGGGAGGTGGGGTTGGAGCGATGCGCGTTGGTCGTGACTCGTCGATTAGGGCTGGAGAAGCTCGGGAAATTCCTCAGAAACTGCTCAGGACCAGTTTCTCGTTACACACAGAAAATGGGCTTCACAGTGGGAGGAAGCTTGTAGAAATTGGGCTGATCTTTTGGGCTTCAGCGGTTTGCCACCTAGAAGCTACTCtataagcccaaaagaagtcagccaactcccttgccaagcagactttcaaagagcggctcccttgaaggacgttatctctaccaccaaggtagatcatccctcttctcttttgtttacacatgtactttagtgtagtttatttttattttgggtgacactccttccaacctttgctttcacaagccatggctaaccgaatcctcgggttccttccaacctttcacataccatggaggagtgtctatttgcaaaattaacatgtgaagagaattattaatgaaggttaattaattggggctgggaaccccgttgccggctctttttgcaaaattattggataagcggacgaagccactagtccattggtgaaagctgcccaacaagattgaaagataaaacaccacatacttcctcatgagctataaaacattgacaaaaataagagatagtaaattttgaattgtttaaaggtagcacatgaagtatttacttggaatggcagagaaataccatgtagtaggtaggtatggtggacacgaatggcatagtttttggctcgaggattttggatgcacgagaagtattccctctcaatacaaggcttaggctagcaaggttgtttgaagcaaacacaagtatgaaccggtacagcaaaacttacataagaacatattgcaagcattataagactctacactatcttccttgttgttcaaaccctcaccagaaaatatctagactttagagagaccaatcatgcaaaccaaatgtcaacaagctctacactatttttcattaataggtgcaaagtacatgatgcaagagcttaaacatgatctgtatgagcacaacaattgccaagtatcaaattattcaagaaattataccaattaccacatgtagcattttctgtttccaaccatataacaattaacgaagcagtttcaaccctcgccatgaacattaagaataaagctaagaacatatgtgttcatatgcaacatcggagcgtgtctctctcccacacaaagaatgctaggatccaattttattcaaacaaaacaaaaacaagaacataaagacactccaagtaaagcacataagatgtgactgaataaaaatatagtttcaatagaagaaacctgataaattgttgatgaagaaggggatgccttgggcatccccaagcttagacgcttgagtcttcttgaaatatgcagggatgaaccacgggggcatccccaagcttatacttttcactcttcttgatcatatatcatcctcctctcttgatccttgaaaacttccaacacaccaaactcaaaacaaactcattagagggttagtgcataattaaaaattcacatgttcagaggtaacaaaatcattcttaatacttctggacattgcacaaagctactgaaagttaatggaacaaagaaatccatcaaacatagcaaaataggcaatgcgaaataaaaggcagaatctgtcaaaacagaacattacgtaaatacgaatttttctggggcacttagcttgctcagatgaaaatgctaaaattgaatgaaagtttcgtacatatctgaggatcacacacgtaaattggcagatttttctgagttacatacagacggggctgctgaatttcgtgacagtaagaaatctgtttctgcgcagtaatccaaatcttgtatcatctttactaccaaagactttacttggcacaacaatgcaataaaataaagataagaagaggttgctacagtagtaacaacttccaagacacaacaaaacagtagcagaataaaaacatgggttatctcccacgaagtgctttctttatagccattaagatgggctcattaattttaatgatgctcacataagaaataagagttgaagcaaaaaaaaagagcatcaaaagcaaataagaaacacttttaagtctaacccacttcctatgaaaaggaatcttgtacacaaataaattcatgaagaacaaagtgacaagcataggaagataaaacacgagtaacttcaaaaaatttagcatgtagagaggtgtttcagtaccatgaaaatttctacaaccatattttcctctctcataataatttccaatagcatcatgaacaaactcaacaatataactatcacataaagctttcttatcatgagtctcatgcataaaataattactactcccaacataagcatagtcattcttattaattgtagtgggagcaaattcaacaaagtagctatcattattattctcatcatcaaatataggaggcatagtataatcataataaactttatcctccatagtaggtggcaccaaaataccactatcattataatcatcataaatgggaggcaaagtatcatcaaagtaaattttctcctcaaaacttgggggactaaaaatatcacaaccagcttccccaagcttaaattcttccatagcattagcaataatattgttcaaagagttcatgctcataacattgctacaactattttgcaaacaaagttccatgggttttttaattctctcttcaaacacggcatgtcctaattcaatataaagttcataaagatctctaatttttttgttgttttccattaagcctaactagtgaaataaaaacaagaaacaaaaagatgcaattgcaggatctaaaggaaatagcttcgagcactcacacaccggcaacaatgctaggaaatagcttagtagtcggaggatgtgaataccttttaccttacttccccggcaacggcgccagaaaatagcttgatgtctacgcacgcttctattcctgtagacagtgttgggcctccaagagcagaggtttgtagaacagcagcaagtttcccttaagtgaatcacccaaggtttatcgaactcatggaggtagaggtcaaagatatccctctcaagaaaccctgcaattaagatacaagaagtctcttgtgtccccaacacacctaatacacttgtcagatgtataggtgcactagttcggcgaagagatagtgaaatacaagtaatatggattattgtgagtggtaataacaatctgaaataaagatggcagcaagtaaacacgcGGTAAAACATTAAATAAATGGAGATTcaatattcggaaacaaggcctagggatcctactttcactagtggacactctcaacaatgatcacataataaaactactctacactctcttgttggataacaaacaccattcattgtgtagggctacaagagctccctcaagccggagttaacaagctccacaacatccggagttcatatttaagtaaccttagagtgcatgatagaccattgcaatttagaccgagtactaatatagcatgcacactatcaacgTCAGGctctgaaagggggaatagatcatatcaatactatcatagtaatagttaacttcataatctacaagagatcacaatcatagcttataccaagtactacatgatgcacacactgtcaacgttacatcatggaggaggaatagactactttagtaacatcactagagtagcacatagataatattcaactagatcacaaagagagagatgaaccacatagctacggtagagccctcagcctcgggggagaactactccctcctcatcataggagacatcagcgttgatgaagatggcggtggtgtcgatggagatgccttcccggggcacttccccgtcccggcggcgtgccggaacagagacttctgtcccccgaatcttggcttcgcgatggcggcggctgcagaacttttctcgtatcgtggcttattcctctagggttttcgcgacggagtccttaagtaggcggaaaggcagcctcggaggggccctggtggagccacaccataggggggcgccccccccttggccgcgccgccctagcgtgtgggccccctggctcccctctggtctctcttcggtgttctggaagcttcgtggaaatataagatcgtgggccttgatttcgtccaattccgagaatatttcctgtgtaagatttctgaaaccaaaaacagcagaaaacaggaactggcacttcggcatcttgttaataggttagttccgaaaaacgcataaaatcatcataaagtgtgaacaaaacatgtaggtattgttataaaacaagcatggaacatcagaaattatagatacattggagacgtatcatggggtccgggtccctttccttcgaaagggggtcatcgatactatattttgtttattgatgatttttcgcgatacacctggttggttcttatgcactctcgctgtgaggtgctctctatttatcagcgttttgcagccatggttcgtactcagtattccacgcctattcgtgtgttatgttcttctccctcctcgcgaacacaccaaactgaccgctcagtctgttgagtgtttttttctcggatacagtgatgagcataagggctatcgctattgggaccctgttggtcgtcggatgcgcatctctc encodes:
- the LOC139831441 gene encoding uncharacterized protein translates to MDKPKHVKATWDDVAHRVFLDVCIEEVNANNRPVQVLNAIGYKNLVENFNKRTKRNYDRKQMKNRWETLKKDYTVWKGLIQHASGLGRDPITHTIDASDDWWTHEIQMCPEAAKFRIAPLQDEEDMRIIFDKNVVTNVTARVPPSSEDRASQSRINIDEVEGSGCEGEDETLVTPSRARGTKNKRCPYSPSPAATPRLRTGSGSVSRLDRVIDLIEKKAKAKEEEKSRNSMTSPGPGIDPVREEIRRMLALIVQDGAKPGSDDYFYATQISSQRNTVMYSLV